A DNA window from Desulfofalx alkaliphila DSM 12257 contains the following coding sequences:
- a CDS encoding selenium metabolism-associated LysR family transcriptional regulator: protein MNIERLRVFKKVAELKSFTRAAEELFMTQPAISKNIKLVEKFYGVNLFIRMGNQIELTDAGKKLLQFANDILELADEAKETLTDNKSQAEEKIVLGAGSTVGVYLLPQLLEQFVRRYPNIDFTIEISNAKQVLDKVTEGSIEVGVVGAIVRRPNLEYVPLMSEKLQLIVSNQHPWARQGKVAAKKLCQQPFFLREKGSGLRYLVEERLHKAGIQLEHVTELPNNEAILRLVEAGLGVSIMSENVIAQDLELNRVQTVQIEGMQLDHNFYMIYRKENVSGSLKKFIRFINEDIYTLNGSGNINGLV, encoded by the coding sequence TTGAATATAGAGAGATTAAGAGTATTTAAAAAAGTGGCTGAGCTGAAGAGTTTTACAAGGGCTGCAGAGGAACTGTTTATGACCCAACCGGCAATATCGAAAAATATAAAACTGGTAGAAAAGTTTTACGGTGTCAATCTTTTTATTAGGATGGGCAATCAAATTGAACTAACGGATGCCGGAAAAAAATTATTGCAGTTTGCCAACGATATTTTAGAATTGGCAGACGAAGCAAAGGAAACACTTACTGATAATAAAAGCCAGGCAGAAGAAAAAATTGTTTTAGGTGCAGGATCCACAGTGGGAGTATACCTGCTTCCCCAATTATTGGAGCAGTTTGTACGGCGCTACCCCAATATAGATTTTACTATTGAAATAAGTAATGCCAAACAGGTATTGGACAAGGTTACGGAAGGATCAATTGAAGTTGGTGTAGTTGGTGCCATTGTTCGTCGTCCTAACCTAGAATATGTGCCTTTAATGTCTGAAAAACTGCAATTAATTGTATCCAATCAGCACCCCTGGGCCCGGCAGGGGAAGGTGGCTGCAAAAAAATTATGCCAGCAACCCTTTTTCTTGAGGGAAAAGGGTTCGGGCCTTAGGTACCTGGTGGAAGAGAGACTGCATAAAGCCGGGATACAACTGGAACATGTTACTGAATTGCCAAACAATGAAGCCATATTAAGATTAGTAGAAGCAGGTTTGGGTGTATCAATTATGTCTGAGAATGTCATTGCCCAGGACCTAGAACTTAATCGTGTTCAAACAGTTCAAATTGAGGGAATGCAGCTGGACCATAACTTTTACATGATTTATAGAAAAGAAAATGTATCCGGTTCACTGAAGAAATTTATACGGTTTATAAATGAGGATATATATACATTAAATGGAAGTGGAAACATAAATGGCCTTGTGTAA
- a CDS encoding sulfotransferase family protein, with protein MAITLKERPIFVIGAERSGTTLVMVLLGQHSRIAVPEVGWLFPRIYPWVHTYGDLNKDENLRTLADEMLFGLNVNMWGMDLNPRTAVDELLADIKERSFAGVYCAMHEMYARKNGNKPRWGQKTPHNVFFVRQIRECFPNAQFIHIVRDGRDASSDYLESSFGPTNIFAAAESWKLCWNASKEWREKLGSEDWLDIKYEDLCRKPVEVMQKVCDFLGEELEETMFDFWKGEIGQRRACTRDHKPLGHAISDKYIGIYKELLSIRDQRIFAAVAGKELEEAGYKNDVEPIEITPEMEAHWREYDGRVRAALLDSPEGHIVFESYRDWLVDQREKRKQQGIWSDADIPEDCFPIGHPHEELIVGFRAWKKWKDHFSIKRKYTTTGIVL; from the coding sequence TTGGCAATCACATTAAAAGAAAGACCAATCTTTGTAATAGGAGCTGAAAGATCAGGTACTACTTTGGTTATGGTTTTGCTGGGTCAGCACAGCCGCATTGCTGTTCCAGAAGTGGGCTGGTTGTTCCCACGCATTTATCCCTGGGTGCATACCTATGGGGATTTAAATAAGGATGAGAACTTGAGAACACTGGCTGATGAAATGTTATTTGGTCTCAATGTTAACATGTGGGGCATGGATCTCAATCCTAGAACTGCGGTTGATGAACTGTTGGCTGACATTAAAGAAAGAAGCTTTGCCGGTGTCTATTGTGCCATGCACGAAATGTATGCCCGCAAAAATGGAAACAAACCTCGCTGGGGACAAAAGACCCCTCACAACGTATTCTTTGTACGTCAAATTAGAGAGTGCTTCCCCAATGCCCAGTTTATCCACATAGTGAGGGACGGTCGGGATGCCAGCAGTGACTATCTAGAGTCCTCATTTGGCCCCACCAACATCTTTGCAGCTGCCGAAAGCTGGAAACTGTGCTGGAATGCTTCAAAAGAGTGGAGAGAAAAACTGGGTTCGGAAGATTGGTTAGACATTAAATATGAAGATCTGTGCCGTAAACCTGTTGAAGTAATGCAAAAGGTATGCGATTTTCTCGGTGAAGAACTTGAAGAGACCATGTTTGACTTCTGGAAAGGTGAAATCGGTCAAAGACGCGCCTGCACCCGTGACCACAAGCCTCTAGGTCATGCCATCAGTGATAAATACATTGGCATTTATAAAGAATTGCTTAGCATACGCGACCAGAGAATCTTTGCTGCTGTAGCCGGCAAGGAACTGGAAGAGGCCGGATACAAAAACGACGTAGAACCTATCGAAATAACTCCTGAAATGGAAGCCCATTGGAGAGAATATGACGGCAGAGTGAGAGCTGCTTTATTGGATTCCCCAGAAGGACACATAGTATTTGAAAGCTACCGCGACTGGCTGGTGGATCAGCGTGAAAAGAGAAAGCAGCAAGGTATTTGGAGCGACGCGGATATTCCTGAAGATTGCTTCCCAATTGGACATCCCCACGAAGAGCTCATTGTGGGCTTCCGTGCATGGAAGAAGTGGAAAGACCACTTTAGCATAAAAAGAAAATACACCACCACAGGCATTGTACTATAA
- a CDS encoding SLC13 family permease produces the protein MPDKVTPSAPVEDTGYINATPDRWLKIGIGPLLLFIALALPFLGDMEARLGFGILFWMIYWWVSGVVDMKLTCFVPIIVVAFYPFVDRETVLKLYMHRDLFLIAGTALITASWVRWDLARRISLKFLSVFSNDSRIQTIGWFWLCGIVSFVMGNTPVAAIFAPVAVAALFFAGYKTFKQRYDSKAASNVLIAVAWGASIGGMTTPLGGGQAVVTWGFLNDYIGTEVYFLDWTLRLLPVSLLCMLAVSIFIYYFMKPDPDELRFSGTKDFYRAELEKMGPMDRDEKILGFGFLAIIILALARPLYADYLTGPLFAWTAPAHLFFIFALLLFIIPSSREKGETLLTVPTVTKYFPVPILFIWPAAIALGRVLGETGADVVFASWIEPLTQVAPSAAIFGISLASSFMSQFITDTAAAGILIPMFLEAFNDWFGLELGAVAMVWIAGAALNCSFAVVSSTGAQAVCAGFGANIRRMFIYGIQIAILTSLVVAIYFVVTVGILELPFYLLPPR, from the coding sequence GTGCCTGACAAAGTAACGCCTTCTGCGCCTGTGGAGGACACTGGATATATTAATGCCACTCCGGACAGGTGGTTGAAGATTGGGATAGGCCCGCTGCTTTTGTTTATTGCCCTTGCGCTTCCTTTTCTTGGTGACATGGAAGCCAGGCTTGGCTTTGGTATTTTATTTTGGATGATATACTGGTGGGTTAGCGGCGTTGTAGATATGAAACTAACCTGCTTTGTGCCGATTATTGTAGTTGCTTTTTATCCCTTTGTAGACCGGGAAACAGTCTTGAAGCTATACATGCACCGGGACCTTTTCCTAATTGCCGGTACAGCTTTGATAACTGCTTCCTGGGTACGGTGGGACCTGGCGAGAAGAATATCTCTTAAATTTCTCTCTGTGTTTAGCAATGACTCCAGAATACAGACTATTGGTTGGTTTTGGCTGTGTGGTATCGTTAGCTTTGTTATGGGTAACACACCGGTGGCTGCGATCTTTGCCCCCGTTGCGGTGGCCGCTCTTTTCTTTGCCGGATATAAAACTTTTAAACAAAGATACGACAGTAAGGCTGCTTCCAACGTTTTGATTGCAGTTGCCTGGGGTGCCTCCATTGGCGGTATGACTACCCCCCTGGGCGGCGGACAGGCCGTAGTAACTTGGGGTTTTCTTAATGACTATATAGGTACTGAAGTATATTTCCTGGATTGGACCCTTAGGCTGCTTCCTGTTTCACTTCTCTGCATGTTAGCTGTATCAATATTTATATATTACTTTATGAAACCGGACCCCGATGAGTTGCGGTTCAGCGGAACTAAGGACTTCTACCGGGCTGAGTTAGAGAAAATGGGTCCCATGGACAGGGATGAAAAAATACTGGGCTTTGGTTTTCTGGCCATTATCATCCTTGCCCTTGCACGTCCCCTATATGCAGATTATTTAACAGGGCCCTTGTTTGCGTGGACGGCTCCGGCCCACCTGTTCTTTATCTTTGCACTGCTCTTGTTTATAATTCCTTCTTCAAGGGAAAAAGGAGAGACACTGCTTACTGTACCTACTGTTACAAAGTACTTCCCGGTCCCGATATTGTTTATTTGGCCCGCTGCCATTGCTTTAGGTAGGGTTTTAGGTGAAACCGGTGCTGATGTAGTATTTGCTTCCTGGATAGAACCCTTAACTCAGGTTGCACCGTCTGCAGCAATTTTCGGTATCAGTCTTGCTTCATCCTTTATGTCTCAGTTTATTACCGACACTGCTGCTGCCGGTATCCTTATCCCGATGTTTTTGGAAGCCTTCAATGACTGGTTTGGCCTTGAGTTAGGTGCCGTGGCCATGGTCTGGATTGCCGGAGCTGCTTTAAACTGCAGTTTTGCCGTGGTGTCATCCACCGGTGCCCAGGCTGTTTGTGCAGGATTCGGTGCAAATATTAGACGTATGTTTATATACGGAATACAGATTGCTATTCTGACATCCCTTGTTGTGGCCATATACTTTGTTGTTACAGTGGGAATATTAGAACTTCCCTTCTACTTGTTGCCTCCAAGATAA
- a CDS encoding L-lactate permease, translating to MSQKDKAIKTPPARNWFFSAAAVVLVLAFLLTAWMPGGILSNEKISWVQNYAPIADSLYLSTVVAAIPILVIFVMLGVFRVPAYISTVVGLVSTLATAILIWQMPVGLAFNSALMGMLMAVFPIVWTLASAVWIFNMMVASGKFEVVKASLGYVSKDRRIQTLLIGFGFTTLLESLAAFGAPIAIITAMLLGFGFPPLTAATVALLADTTPSVWGTQGMPVEVLSSVTDLNIVELSAMAGMQAPVLAAFFPLALVVIVAGWKGAKGIWPAAVAVGVTYAVVGICTSKTGPHIVGISAAMASIITLLAILRFWKPKNIWLFPGEDEANGEVSAGDRLPFNTIVRAWSPYILLLIVIGLVNATPLKAMLASISTITIQWPGLHEVVMKLPPVAAEVEPYAAVYSQPLLVVGGTLVFFTGIISSFILGLKPKESIGIFLNTLKNLFFPGLTIVSVLGIAYVMNYSSMTYTIGLTFAATGFLFPVAVTFMGMLGCTLAGSVAASNALFGNLSVVSATQLGISPVFAAGTLTSGGAMGKAIAFQDLVIASGALNRPGIEGELLRRVLGISLLFTLLLGLIAMAQMFLF from the coding sequence ATGAGTCAAAAAGATAAAGCAATAAAAACACCTCCGGCACGCAATTGGTTTTTTTCTGCTGCGGCTGTTGTTCTGGTGTTAGCATTTTTGCTTACCGCCTGGATGCCCGGCGGCATATTGTCTAATGAGAAAATAAGTTGGGTACAAAATTACGCACCCATTGCTGATAGCTTATATCTATCAACAGTTGTGGCGGCTATTCCCATACTGGTGATATTTGTTATGCTGGGTGTGTTTAGGGTGCCGGCCTATATTTCTACAGTGGTTGGCCTGGTATCAACCTTGGCCACGGCCATACTGATTTGGCAAATGCCTGTGGGCTTGGCCTTTAACAGTGCCTTAATGGGTATGCTAATGGCGGTCTTCCCCATTGTCTGGACACTGGCCAGCGCAGTTTGGATCTTTAACATGATGGTAGCCAGTGGAAAATTTGAGGTGGTCAAAGCTTCGCTGGGTTATGTGAGTAAAGACCGCCGGATACAGACCTTACTGATAGGCTTTGGTTTTACCACCCTGTTAGAAAGCTTGGCGGCTTTTGGGGCACCAATTGCCATAATTACCGCGATGCTGTTGGGTTTTGGCTTTCCCCCGCTGACCGCTGCCACGGTGGCCTTGCTGGCTGATACCACCCCCAGCGTCTGGGGTACCCAGGGTATGCCGGTGGAGGTACTGAGTTCAGTTACAGACCTAAACATTGTTGAGCTGTCAGCAATGGCTGGCATGCAGGCCCCGGTACTTGCTGCTTTCTTTCCCCTGGCTTTAGTTGTCATTGTGGCCGGTTGGAAAGGGGCCAAGGGAATCTGGCCTGCTGCTGTGGCTGTGGGGGTAACTTATGCCGTGGTTGGTATTTGTACCTCTAAAACAGGCCCTCATATTGTGGGTATCTCAGCAGCCATGGCTTCTATAATAACCTTGCTGGCAATTCTGCGTTTTTGGAAACCCAAAAATATTTGGCTCTTTCCCGGAGAAGATGAAGCAAACGGAGAAGTCAGTGCCGGTGATAGATTACCCTTTAATACGATAGTGCGGGCCTGGTCTCCTTATATATTACTGCTTATAGTTATTGGCTTGGTTAACGCTACTCCTTTAAAGGCAATGTTGGCCAGTATAAGTACAATAACTATTCAGTGGCCCGGGCTACACGAGGTGGTTATGAAATTGCCCCCGGTGGCCGCGGAGGTTGAACCTTACGCAGCCGTCTACAGCCAACCCTTATTAGTGGTGGGCGGTACGCTGGTATTTTTTACAGGAATAATATCATCATTTATCCTAGGTTTAAAACCAAAGGAGTCTATTGGTATTTTCCTAAATACACTTAAGAACTTGTTTTTCCCGGGTTTAACCATAGTAAGCGTTCTCGGTATCGCTTATGTGATGAACTATTCATCTATGACCTATACCATTGGGCTGACATTTGCAGCAACCGGTTTTCTATTTCCTGTGGCGGTTACCTTTATGGGCATGTTGGGTTGTACACTGGCAGGAAGTGTTGCCGCGTCCAATGCTCTATTTGGTAACTTATCAGTGGTCAGTGCCACACAATTGGGCATTAGCCCGGTATTTGCCGCAGGAACACTGACATCCGGCGGAGCCATGGGTAAAGCCATAGCATTCCAAGACTTGGTAATAGCCAGTGGTGCCTTAAACAGACCGGGTATTGAGGGAGAGCTCTTGCGCCGAGTATTGGGCATCAGTTTGCTCTTTACCCTCTTGCTGGGCTTGATAGCCATGGCGCAGATGTTTCTGTTTTAA
- a CDS encoding methyl-accepting chemotaxis protein, with protein MSLGFKEKILITVGIMLSVLILGMMFFNNTRMQQVILDSENEHYEFVSETFYQKMDEYLSVSRSVIIPIANNPEVVDAFARGDRERVIELLEDTYAEMSEKGFYNIQFNIPPSHAFARMNRPWEFGDDISSIRPTVVVANSEQREVMGLEDGRAGYGFRVLVPIFSDGNYIGNVETGLAFNENFLADMQKVAPGDYFIYSVNDLGEETLLTSTLEDDEDKYTVSASLVEQSMATGETNYMLTDDSMNAILIMPFHDFTGEVKGYVKAVLSRAETENAITVNKREGLYIALAGIVVAVALLYFVIRYSIRPLLNLSRVAEAVAKGDLTQKVSVGGGARDEIAVIAASFEEMISNLKAMIAEVQEKSRTVTNYSQELASTSQELSATVEEVAGTTNEASAVTASGVENAMSAAQESQGALQAAREGYSNVQDTVTKINAISTSTDSVSQSIQLLGEQSNQIGKIIKTITDIADQTNLLALNAAIEAARAGEQGRGFAVVAEEVRKLAEQSADAAKEIGELISEIQMSIDGTVVAMNAGADEVAEGVQIANNAGASLQHIIEAVERNAAIIQDVAAGARQSNEGMQQLTAASEQIASAIQQVSGAAQDLSNIALELENTIVKFKVEEDVNTV; from the coding sequence ATGTCTCTTGGTTTTAAAGAAAAAATTCTGATCACTGTGGGCATTATGCTTTCAGTGCTAATACTTGGCATGATGTTTTTTAACAACACTCGCATGCAGCAGGTGATATTAGACAGTGAGAATGAGCATTATGAGTTTGTATCGGAAACCTTTTATCAGAAAATGGATGAGTACTTATCGGTTTCCCGCTCGGTGATTATACCAATAGCCAACAATCCTGAGGTGGTGGATGCCTTTGCCAGGGGTGACAGGGAAAGGGTAATAGAACTGCTGGAAGATACCTATGCTGAGATGAGCGAAAAGGGGTTTTATAACATTCAGTTTAATATCCCGCCGTCCCACGCATTTGCCAGAATGAACCGACCCTGGGAGTTCGGTGATGATATTAGCTCGATACGCCCCACTGTGGTGGTTGCCAACAGCGAGCAAAGGGAAGTGATGGGCCTTGAGGATGGAAGGGCCGGGTATGGCTTTAGAGTTTTAGTGCCGATTTTTTCTGACGGTAATTACATAGGCAACGTGGAGACCGGGCTGGCATTTAATGAAAACTTTCTGGCAGATATGCAAAAGGTTGCTCCGGGGGATTACTTTATTTACAGCGTAAATGATTTGGGAGAGGAAACGCTCTTGACCAGTACCCTTGAGGATGATGAGGACAAATACACCGTTAGTGCCAGTTTGGTAGAGCAAAGCATGGCAACAGGTGAGACAAATTATATGTTGACTGATGACAGCATGAATGCAATTCTGATTATGCCCTTCCATGACTTCACCGGAGAAGTAAAGGGATATGTTAAGGCCGTGCTTTCCAGGGCGGAAACAGAAAATGCAATTACTGTCAACAAGCGGGAAGGTTTATATATTGCCTTGGCAGGAATTGTTGTTGCTGTTGCACTGTTGTACTTTGTTATTAGATACAGCATTCGGCCTTTATTGAATTTAAGTCGGGTAGCCGAAGCGGTGGCTAAGGGGGATCTGACCCAGAAGGTCAGTGTAGGCGGCGGCGCAAGGGATGAAATTGCCGTTATAGCCGCTTCCTTTGAGGAAATGATTTCAAATCTTAAGGCTATGATAGCTGAGGTGCAAGAAAAGTCAAGAACTGTAACTAACTACAGTCAAGAATTGGCTTCAACCAGCCAAGAGCTCAGTGCCACCGTTGAAGAGGTGGCCGGCACCACCAATGAGGCATCTGCCGTCACCGCTAGCGGTGTAGAGAATGCAATGAGTGCAGCCCAAGAATCCCAGGGGGCCCTGCAGGCTGCCCGAGAAGGATACAGCAATGTTCAAGACACAGTGACAAAAATAAATGCCATTTCAACAAGTACGGACAGTGTTTCTCAATCAATTCAGCTGCTGGGTGAACAATCTAACCAAATAGGCAAGATTATAAAAACAATAACCGATATAGCAGATCAAACTAATCTGTTGGCTTTAAATGCAGCCATTGAGGCTGCCCGGGCCGGAGAGCAGGGTCGGGGTTTTGCTGTTGTGGCTGAAGAAGTGCGCAAACTGGCAGAACAGTCGGCCGACGCTGCCAAGGAGATTGGTGAACTGATAAGTGAAATTCAAATGAGCATTGACGGAACTGTGGTGGCCATGAATGCAGGTGCTGATGAGGTGGCTGAAGGTGTACAAATCGCAAATAATGCCGGTGCCTCGCTGCAGCACATTATAGAGGCAGTGGAAAGAAATGCAGCCATTATTCAAGATGTTGCTGCCGGTGCAAGGCAATCCAATGAGGGCATGCAACAACTAACTGCCGCCAGCGAGCAAATAGCCTCGGCAATTCAGCAGGTGTCAGGCGCCGCCCAAGATCTATCAAATATTGCCTTGGAGCTGGAGAACACAATTGTTAAGTTCAAAGTAGAGGAAGATGTGAACACGGTTTAA
- a CDS encoding CapA family protein — MRARIVLILGLLLLHNLLLAGCSSQEQAPQTPHAPPPPPKPEPVVIEIAAVGDFLMHMPVINAAWNDEIDNYDFASQLRDVRKFLEEPDLTIANLETRLAGRDNGGYSGYPLFNCPEQLAYDMKKVGIDVVTTANNHSLDRGFAGLVTTLNHLEEAGLHAVGNYRTPEERQPLVVEVQGISLGILNYTESTNGIPIPQGKEYAIDMIDLDLIAADLATLKELEVDVILVCLHFGEEYQRHPNNRQRELIDNIFDLGADLIFGNHPHVIQPMEKRTVNRHGEEEVFVIYSLGNFISNQDWQYSDSGIILNVKLEKDLEENKTRILEVDYVPTWVHKYYQNGKYHYRVVPVEKAIKDYEQQCDNTINADHYRRLKEVWQETTSHLTVEEQNIYPRPVH, encoded by the coding sequence ATGAGAGCTCGAATTGTATTAATACTTGGCCTTTTACTTTTGCACAACCTTCTTTTAGCCGGTTGCAGCAGCCAGGAGCAAGCGCCACAAACACCCCATGCTCCTCCCCCACCCCCTAAACCGGAACCGGTGGTAATTGAAATTGCGGCAGTGGGAGACTTTTTAATGCACATGCCGGTAATTAACGCCGCATGGAATGATGAAATTGACAATTATGACTTTGCATCTCAGTTAAGGGACGTCCGTAAATTTTTGGAGGAACCGGATTTAACCATTGCTAACCTAGAAACGCGCCTTGCAGGTAGGGATAACGGCGGTTACTCCGGCTATCCCTTGTTTAATTGCCCCGAACAATTGGCTTACGATATGAAAAAGGTAGGCATTGATGTGGTAACCACCGCAAACAATCACAGCTTAGATAGGGGATTTGCAGGTTTAGTTACCACCCTTAATCATTTAGAAGAAGCGGGGCTGCATGCGGTGGGTAACTACCGCACTCCGGAAGAAAGACAGCCTTTGGTGGTGGAGGTGCAGGGAATTAGTTTAGGGATATTAAATTACACCGAGTCTACCAACGGTATTCCAATACCCCAGGGCAAGGAATACGCCATTGATATGATAGATTTGGATTTAATCGCAGCCGACCTTGCCACCTTAAAGGAATTAGAAGTCGATGTGATACTGGTTTGTTTGCATTTTGGCGAGGAGTACCAACGTCACCCCAACAACCGGCAAAGGGAACTGATTGACAACATTTTTGACCTGGGTGCCGACCTAATATTCGGCAATCACCCCCACGTAATACAGCCCATGGAAAAAAGAACCGTCAATCGCCATGGCGAAGAAGAGGTCTTTGTTATTTACTCCTTAGGTAATTTTATATCTAACCAGGATTGGCAGTATAGCGATAGCGGAATTATACTTAATGTCAAACTGGAAAAGGATTTGGAAGAAAATAAAACCAGAATTTTAGAGGTGGATTATGTGCCCACCTGGGTACATAAGTATTACCAAAACGGCAAATACCACTATAGGGTGGTTCCGGTGGAAAAAGCAATTAAAGACTATGAGCAGCAATGTGACAACACCATTAATGCCGACCATTACCGGCGTTTGAAAGAGGTCTGGCAGGAAACCACAAGCCATTTAACTGTGGAAGAGCAAAACATTTATCCAAGACCTGTACATTAA
- a CDS encoding iron-containing alcohol dehydrogenase has translation MGVSAYFIPTVNLMGPGAVNEVGERVKSLGGSKALIVTDAGLAKAGMAERVKGIIEAAGLQAVVFDGAEPNPTDHNVDSGFKVWQEEKCDAIVSLGGGSSHDCAKGVGLLAANGGKIHDYEGVDKSTNPMVPLVAVNTTAGTASEMTRFCIITDTSRKVKMAIVDWRVTPAISINDPELMVGKPPALTAATGMDALTHAIEAYVSTAATPLTDSAALMAIKLISKYLPIAVANGTNMEAREKMAYAQFLGGMAFNNASLGYVHAMAHQLGGFYNLPHGVCNAILLPHVEQFNLIACADRFRDIAIAMGENVEGLSVNEAAQVAIDSIKRLSASIGIPSGLAELGVKEEDLKIMAENAKKDACQLTNPRLATLEEVIQIFKNAM, from the coding sequence ATGGGTGTTAGTGCGTATTTCATTCCCACTGTAAACTTGATGGGTCCAGGAGCTGTTAATGAAGTTGGTGAGCGTGTTAAAAGTCTTGGTGGCAGCAAAGCTTTAATTGTTACCGACGCCGGCCTGGCAAAGGCGGGTATGGCGGAAAGGGTAAAGGGAATCATTGAAGCTGCAGGGCTGCAGGCAGTGGTATTTGACGGTGCTGAACCCAACCCCACAGATCACAACGTGGATTCCGGCTTTAAAGTTTGGCAGGAGGAAAAATGCGATGCCATAGTATCCCTAGGTGGCGGATCCTCCCATGACTGTGCCAAGGGCGTGGGGCTTTTAGCTGCCAATGGCGGAAAAATACATGATTATGAGGGAGTGGATAAATCTACTAACCCGATGGTTCCCCTGGTGGCAGTGAATACCACTGCAGGTACCGCATCTGAAATGACCCGTTTCTGCATTATCACCGATACCAGCCGCAAGGTTAAGATGGCCATCGTGGACTGGAGAGTGACCCCTGCCATATCTATAAATGACCCGGAACTAATGGTGGGCAAACCGCCGGCTTTAACTGCGGCCACCGGCATGGATGCTTTAACCCACGCCATTGAAGCCTATGTATCAACTGCAGCCACTCCGCTGACTGACTCTGCAGCCTTAATGGCCATTAAATTGATTTCTAAATATCTGCCCATTGCCGTGGCAAACGGTACCAACATGGAAGCCCGGGAAAAGATGGCTTATGCTCAGTTCCTCGGCGGCATGGCCTTTAACAATGCCAGCTTAGGTTATGTGCACGCCATGGCGCACCAGCTGGGCGGATTTTATAACCTGCCCCACGGGGTATGTAACGCCATTTTGCTGCCCCACGTTGAACAGTTCAACTTGATTGCCTGTGCCGATAGATTCCGTGACATAGCCATTGCCATGGGCGAAAATGTAGAGGGTCTGTCTGTAAACGAAGCGGCTCAGGTTGCCATTGATTCCATTAAGAGACTGTCGGCATCCATTGGCATTCCATCGGGCCTGGCTGAATTAGGCGTAAAAGAAGAAGACTTAAAGATTATGGCTGAAAACGCCAAGAAAGATGCCTGTCAGTTAACCAACCCGCGTTTGGCTACTTTGGAAGAAGTAATTCAAATCTTTAAAAATGCCATGTAA
- a CDS encoding iron-containing alcohol dehydrogenase, translating into MHSKKLLEISKFVAPEIIFGYGAISQAGESALRLGAKKIFVVSDEGVIRAGWVERVLEHLKQVGLGYEVWSNITSNPKDYEITEGTQHYLNSECDAIMAVGGGSAIDAAKAIAVIASNGGVLKDFEGINKITKPLPPMVAVATTAGSGSEVSQFAIIVDSYRKIKMTIISKSLIPDIAIIDPYLQHTMDARLIASTGVDSLSHAIESYVSLAATPLTDVHALYAIQLVSNNLRESVACNANMEAKNAMAMASLQAGLAFSNAILGATHAMAHQVDGLLDAHHGETNSILMPHVMEYNLIACAQRYSKVAEAMGVNIDGMSKWKAAEKSISWVKKLFKDIGVPQKLSEIGLSEDDDVLVGLAKNAMNDACLVTNPRDADIDDLAKLFRQAL; encoded by the coding sequence ATGCATAGTAAAAAATTGTTAGAAATTAGTAAGTTTGTTGCCCCGGAAATTATATTTGGCTATGGTGCGATATCCCAGGCCGGCGAGAGTGCCCTGCGGTTGGGGGCCAAAAAGATATTTGTGGTCAGTGATGAAGGGGTGATCCGGGCCGGATGGGTCGAGCGGGTGCTAGAGCATCTCAAACAGGTGGGTTTGGGTTATGAGGTCTGGTCTAATATTACCAGCAATCCCAAAGACTATGAGATAACAGAAGGAACGCAGCATTATTTGAATTCAGAATGTGACGCCATAATGGCCGTGGGTGGGGGAAGTGCCATAGATGCTGCCAAGGCCATTGCTGTAATTGCCAGTAACGGAGGCGTGCTAAAGGATTTTGAAGGTATAAATAAAATTACTAAGCCCCTCCCCCCCATGGTGGCGGTTGCCACCACTGCCGGCTCCGGTTCGGAAGTTTCCCAATTTGCAATTATTGTAGACAGTTATAGAAAAATAAAGATGACCATTATTTCAAAATCCCTCATACCGGACATTGCCATTATTGACCCTTATTTGCAGCATACCATGGATGCCAGATTAATTGCATCCACCGGTGTAGATTCCCTTTCCCATGCCATAGAGTCTTATGTTTCTTTGGCTGCCACGCCCCTAACCGACGTTCATGCCCTATATGCCATTCAACTGGTTTCTAATAACCTGCGGGAGTCAGTTGCCTGCAACGCAAATATGGAAGCTAAAAATGCCATGGCCATGGCCAGTTTGCAAGCAGGGTTAGCCTTTTCTAACGCGATTTTAGGAGCCACCCATGCCATGGCGCATCAGGTGGACGGATTGTTAGATGCCCACCATGGTGAAACAAACAGCATTTTAATGCCCCATGTGATGGAATATAATTTGATTGCCTGTGCACAGAGATACAGTAAGGTGGCTGAGGCGATGGGTGTTAACATAGACGGCATGTCAAAGTGGAAAGCCGCAGAGAAGTCCATTTCATGGGTTAAGAAACTGTTTAAAGATATCGGTGTACCCCAAAAATTATCAGAAATTGGCCTTAGTGAAGATGATGATGTATTGGTGGGGCTGGCCAAAAATGCAATGAATGATGCCTGTTTGGTAACCAATCCCCGGGACGCCGATATAGATGATTTGGCTAAACTTTTTAGGCAGGCATTGTAA